Genomic segment of Streptomyces sp. NA02950:
CGCGACACGGGACTGCCGGTGAGCCCCCAAGTGACCGATGCAAACACGGGCCAACCGATCGACGTGCGCAAGATCATCGCAACTCCGGGCCCAGGACTTCCCAAGGATCTTGCTGAGCGGCTTCAAGAAGCGACCGAGCCGAGCTTCCCGACGAGGAAAACTGCAGGCTCCGAATAAGGACTCCTCACACAAGTGGTGGGCTGGACCTGGTCAGCGGTCGGTGTCGTGTACGAGGCCGCCGGGCAGCGGGACTCGGTCAGCCGCGTCATCGCACGTGAGAAACCCGGCGACGTCAGCGATCATCCCCGGAATACTGGTCGCCCATGGATCAGGTCAAAGTCGTCGTCGCCCATTCCGAGCGCGCGACCCTGCGCGTCGGCGATGTGTTTCTGAAGGTGGACGCCGATCAGGCACGCATCGACGTCGAGGTCGAGGCGATGTCCATGGCGCCGGTCCCGACCCCGGAGGTCCTGTGGCGCAAGCCGCCCGTGCTCGCGATCGCCGCACTCCCGGGGACGACGCTCGGACGCCTCGGCGGGCCGTCGGCCGGGTCGCCGACGGCATGGGCCGCGGCGGGCGCCGCCATCCGGAAGCTGCACGACGCGCCGCCGCCGCCCCGGTCGGGCCAGGCCGGCCGGAGCATCGTCGCGCTGGAGGCGGAACTCGACGACGAGTGCGAGTTGCTCGTGACGAACGGCGTACTGCCCACCGACCTGGTCATCCGCAACCGCCAGGTCGCCGAGGTCGCACTCCGGCCGTGGACTCCGGCGTTCACTCACGGCGACCTGCAGATCGCGCACGTCTTCGTCGACGGCGACGAGGTCACGGGCATCATCGACTGGTCCGAGGCGGGTCAGGGTGATGCCCTGTACGACCTCGCCACCTTCACGCTCGGACACGAGGAGCACCTCGACGACGTCATCGCCGGCTATGGCACCGACGTCGACCTCGACGTGATCCGCGCGTGGTGGTCGTTGCGAAGCCTGCTGGCGGTTCGGTGGCTGGTCGAGCATGGTTTCGACCCGTTCGCGCCGGGCTGTGAGGTCGATGTGCTGAGATCCCGGATGTGAGGCTGTGCGGGCCCGAGTGCTGCGAGTGCGTTCCGACGCATCGAGCAGGCCGTCTGCTGGGGTGCATCACCCGCCCTTACCCCCGACAAAGTGCGGTGCGGAGTCGTCGCCAACAGATGACGGTGCACCTGACGGTGCAGCCGAGGCTGACGAACGCGTGGTGGATGTCGTCGCGGATCTCCCAGCGGTGCGCAGGCGGCGGAACCAGTCCGGCAGCGCGATCGCTCCTTCCACGACCCAGCGGTACACGCCCAGGCCGGAGCCGTGCCCGGTGCCGCGCCGGGCGATGTGCGGGGTGATCCGGAACCGGCGGACCTTGTCCCGGTAGACCTCGTGGTCATAGCCGCGGTCGGCGTACGAGCTCCTCAAGACCGCCCCCACCCCCCACCAGGGCCCCCCGGCTGACCCGCACGCAGATCCAGGCCGCGCTCAAACGCGCTGGCCGCAAGCGAGGCATCGAAGCCGAGGCCGAACGGCTCCGCGAGGTCTTCCGCGCCGAGTGGGCCCACCAGCCGCCGCGCGCCCGGCCAGCAGATGCTGGCCCTGCTGGTCCAACTGGAGGCTGCCTGCGCCGCAGCCGACGACCTCGCCGAGGCTGTCGAGGAGGCTTTCCCTCAGCACCCGGACGCTGACGTGATCCTCAGCTTCAGCTTCCCTGGTCTGGGCGTCCAGCTCGGCGCCCGGGTGCCGGCCGAGATCGGAGACGACCGGCAGCGGTTCGCCCACGCCCGCGGTCTGAAACTCAGATCGTGCGTCGTAGCGCGGTCTCAACGGCATCGATCAGCTGATCGCCTTCGGTCCGTGGGTG
This window contains:
- a CDS encoding phosphotransferase family protein, yielding MDQVKVVVAHSERATLRVGDVFLKVDADQARIDVEVEAMSMAPVPTPEVLWRKPPVLAIAALPGTTLGRLGGPSAGSPTAWAAAGAAIRKLHDAPPPPRSGQAGRSIVALEAELDDECELLVTNGVLPTDLVIRNRQVAEVALRPWTPAFTHGDLQIAHVFVDGDEVTGIIDWSEAGQGDALYDLATFTLGHEEHLDDVIAGYGTDVDLDVIRAWWSLRSLLAVRWLVEHGFDPFAPGCEVDVLRSRM